A genomic segment from Salvelinus alpinus chromosome 8, SLU_Salpinus.1, whole genome shotgun sequence encodes:
- the LOC139583448 gene encoding protein POLR1D, translating to MADDGELEKRAVEELLKETSRARVRAETMGPAGWMKCPLRSTNKRFLLNTLRTTIPQRRPTGHSGEQTSECRRHSRTPSTDHRDSHRRHRDEDSHRDSREHSLKDAHKRDKDSNKCHRDGYKYRGVGDDDRYSHRDKKHRDKSVPGHKTHSPHSKEHSPSNVPSSCRDRSLRR from the exons ATGGCAGATGATGGCGAATTGGAGAA ACGTGCAGTGGAGGAGCTGCTGAAGGAGACCAGTAGGGCTCGGGTGCGAGCAGAAACTATGGGTCCAGCAGGCTG GATGAAATGTCCACTGCGCAGCACCAACAAGCGTTTCCTGCTCAACACACTGCGCACCACCATCCCACAGCGCCGCCCTACTGGCCACTCAGGAGAACAGACATCAGAGTGTAGGAGGCACAGCAGGACCCCATCCACAGACCACAGAGACAGTCACAGACGACACAGGGACGAAGACAGTCATAGGGACAGCAGAGAACATAGTCTCAAAGATGCACACAAAAGAGACAAAGACAGCAACAAGTGCCACAGAGACGGCTACAAATACAGAGGGGTTGGAGACGATGACAGATACAGCCATAGAGACAAGAAACACCGGGATAAAAGTGTCCCTGGTCACAAAACACACAGTCCCCATTCTAAAGAACACTCCCCATCTAATGTCCCTTCCTCTTGTAGAGACCGCTCTCTCCGCCGAtag
- the lnx2a gene encoding ligand of Numb protein X 2a isoform X2: MGSPGCEVGPAGPVEPVLEALCPECGQIHRAWENHLYNYRLEVDDDLVCHICLQPLVQPLDTPCGHTFCARCLRSFLQERDFCPLDRERLHLQVCRRSSILVHKLLDKLSVSCPLAPACSLSMPRCDLEAHLKHRCPGTQCQQTSLEGPPCDPGEEGAMVTSPSRSPRFLQTETDLQEESSSSPPGVTSTAGSSVPMWTDEPGLDNPAFEESNEEDSVAVLECVVPRVKRPLSNPCIHLLHTASSASSEWDCPESPPLSAEEGSVKLPSLPEGEITTIEVHRSNPYVELGISIVGGNETPLINVVIQEVYRDGVIARDGRLLAGDQILQVNSVDISNVAHNFARSTLAHPCATLQLTVLRERRCVSRPPPSTTPSVPHAPCSTPEGTPSSPASLRITLQKRDSSEQLGIKLVRRTDEVGVFVLDLLDGGLAAKDGRLCSNDRVLAVNEQDLRHGTPEQAAQIIQASGERVYLLIGRPSKPTLPPSSSSAANRDLYCHDHFLPNHYHHHHSFSPNPSTVPTCAHLARSSTHKDLSQCVTCKEKHITVKKEPHESLGMTVAGGRGSKSGELPIFVTSVQPHGCLSRVGRIKQGDILLSINDQDLTYLSHSEAVGTLKASAASPSVQLRALEVSMVEEPDQDQSPENQLLPTHHHTHDSDYDSSWSPSWVLWLGLPSFLHSSHEIVLRRSHPGSWGFSIVGGYEENHSNQAFFIKTIVLGTPAYYDGRLKCGDMIVAVNGLSTAGMSHSALVPMLKEQRSRVALTVVSWPGSLA, encoded by the exons ATGGGCAGCCCCGGCTGTGAG GTGGGTCCGGCAGGGCCTGTGGAGCCCGTGCTGGAGGCCTTGTGTCCAGAGTGTGGTCAGATCCACCGGGCCTGGGAGAACCACCTCTATAACTACCGCCTGGAGGTGGACGATGACCTGGTGTGCCACATCTGCCTGCAGCCCCTGGTCCAGCCCCTGGACACACCCTGCGGACACACCTTCTGTGCCCGGTGCCTCCGCAGCTTCCTCCAGGAGCGGGACTTCTGCCCGCTGGACCGGGAGCGCCTCCATCTGCAGGTGTGTAGGCGGAGCAGCATCCTGGTACACAAGCTGCTTGACAagctgtctgtgtcctgtccccTGGCCCCGGCCTGCAGCCTCAGCATGCCCCGCTGTGACCTGGAGGCTCACCTCAAACACAG gTGTCCGGGGACGCAGTGTCAGCAGACCAGTTTAGAGGGACCACCATGTGATCCCGGGGAGGAGGGAGCCATGGTGACCAGCCCCTCCAGGTCCCCACGCTTCCTCCAGACGGAGACAGACCTGCAGGAGGAGAGCTCCTCCTCGCCCCCTGGTGTCACCTCCACCGCCGGAAGCAGCGTCCCCATGTGGACCGACGAGCCTGGATTGGACAACCCTGCCTTCGAGGAGAGCAATGAGGAGGACA GTGTGgcagtgttggagtgtgtggtGCCCAGGGTAAAGCGACCCCTCAGTAACCCGTGCATCCACCTCCTCCACACCGCCAGCTCTGCCTCCTCTGAGTGGGACTGCCCAGAGTCACCGCCCCTCTCTGCAGAAGAGG GTAGTGTGAAGCTGCCGTCCCTTCCAGAGGGTGAGATCACCACCATCGAGGTCCACCGCTCCAACCCCTATGTAGAACTGGGCATCAGCATCGTCGGGGGCAACGAGACGCCTCTCATCAACGTGGTGATCCAGGAAGTGTACCGTGACGGGGTCATTGCTCGAGATGGCAGGCTTCTGGCCGGGGACCAGATACTACAG GTCAACAGTGTAGACATCAGCAATGTGGCCCATAACTTTGCTCGCTCCACGTTGGCACACCCCTGTGCCACACTGCAGCTCACTGTCCTAAGGGAGCGCCGCTGTGTCTCTCGCccacccccctccaccaccccctcgGTGCCCCACGCCCCCTGTTCCACCCCAGAGGGTACTCCGTCCAGCCCTGCCAGCCTGAGGATCACCCTGCAGAAGCGGGACTCGTCGGAGCAGCTGGGCATCAAGCTGGTGCGGAGGACTGATGAGGTGGGGGTGTTTGTGTTAGACCTGCTGGACGGTGGCCTGGCTGCCAAGGACGGGAGGCTGTGTAGTAACGACCGCGTGCTGGCGGTCAACGAGCAGGACCTACGCCACGGCACGCCTGAACAGGCTGCTCAGATCATACAG GCCAGCGGCGAAAGAGTCTATCTGCTGATTGGCCGTCCCAGCAAGCCTACCCTTCCCCCTTCATCAAGTTCCGCCGCCAACAGAGATCTGTACTGCCATGACCACTTCCtccccaaccactaccaccatcaccacagcTTCTCCCCCAACCCCAGCACCGTGCCCACCTGTGCCCACCTGGCCCGCTCCAGCACCCACAAA gacctGTCCCAGTGTGTGACCTGTAAGGAAAAACACATCACTGTGAAGAAGGAGCCTCATGAGTCTCTGGGTATGACCGTGGCCGGGGGGCGGGGCAGCAAGAGCGGCGAGCTGCCCATCTTTGTGACCAGCGTCCAACCACATGGCTGCCTGTCACGGGTTGGACGAATCAAACAAG GTGACATCCTCCTCAGTATCAACGACCAGGACCTGACCTACCTGAGCCACAGCGAGGCGGTGGGCACCCTGAAGGCCAGTGCGGCGTCACCCTCCGTCCAGCTGAGGGCGCTGGAGGTCAGCATGGTGGAGGAGCCGGACCAGGACCAGAGCCCCGAGAACCAGCTGCTgcccacacaccaccacacacacgaCTCGGACTACGACTCCTCCTGGTCCCCCTCCTGGGTCCTGTGGCTCGGCCTGCCCAG CTTCCTTCACAGTAGCCATGAGATTGTTCTGCGTAGAAGTCACCCTGGGAGCTGGGGCTTCAGCATCGTTGGGGGATACGAGGAAAACCATAGCAACCAGGCATTCTTCATCAAGACCATTGTCCTTGGAACACCTGCATACTATGATGGCCGCCTCAA GTGTGGGGACATGATAGTGGCGGTTAACGGGCTGTCTACGGCTGGGATGAGCCACTCAGCCCTGGTACCCATGCTGAAGGAGCAGCGTAGCAGAGTGGCTCTCACCGTGGTCTCCTGGCCTGGCAGCCTGGCATAG
- the lnx2a gene encoding ligand of Numb protein X 2a isoform X1, with the protein MGSPGCEVGPAGPVEPVLEALCPECGQIHRAWENHLYNYRLEVDDDLVCHICLQPLVQPLDTPCGHTFCARCLRSFLQERDFCPLDRERLHLQVCRRSSILVHKLLDKLSVSCPLAPACSLSMPRCDLEAHLKHSRPPHPSLSVSRCPGTQCQQTSLEGPPCDPGEEGAMVTSPSRSPRFLQTETDLQEESSSSPPGVTSTAGSSVPMWTDEPGLDNPAFEESNEEDSVAVLECVVPRVKRPLSNPCIHLLHTASSASSEWDCPESPPLSAEEGSVKLPSLPEGEITTIEVHRSNPYVELGISIVGGNETPLINVVIQEVYRDGVIARDGRLLAGDQILQVNSVDISNVAHNFARSTLAHPCATLQLTVLRERRCVSRPPPSTTPSVPHAPCSTPEGTPSSPASLRITLQKRDSSEQLGIKLVRRTDEVGVFVLDLLDGGLAAKDGRLCSNDRVLAVNEQDLRHGTPEQAAQIIQASGERVYLLIGRPSKPTLPPSSSSAANRDLYCHDHFLPNHYHHHHSFSPNPSTVPTCAHLARSSTHKDLSQCVTCKEKHITVKKEPHESLGMTVAGGRGSKSGELPIFVTSVQPHGCLSRVGRIKQGDILLSINDQDLTYLSHSEAVGTLKASAASPSVQLRALEVSMVEEPDQDQSPENQLLPTHHHTHDSDYDSSWSPSWVLWLGLPSFLHSSHEIVLRRSHPGSWGFSIVGGYEENHSNQAFFIKTIVLGTPAYYDGRLKCGDMIVAVNGLSTAGMSHSALVPMLKEQRSRVALTVVSWPGSLA; encoded by the exons ATGGGCAGCCCCGGCTGTGAG GTGGGTCCGGCAGGGCCTGTGGAGCCCGTGCTGGAGGCCTTGTGTCCAGAGTGTGGTCAGATCCACCGGGCCTGGGAGAACCACCTCTATAACTACCGCCTGGAGGTGGACGATGACCTGGTGTGCCACATCTGCCTGCAGCCCCTGGTCCAGCCCCTGGACACACCCTGCGGACACACCTTCTGTGCCCGGTGCCTCCGCAGCTTCCTCCAGGAGCGGGACTTCTGCCCGCTGGACCGGGAGCGCCTCCATCTGCAGGTGTGTAGGCGGAGCAGCATCCTGGTACACAAGCTGCTTGACAagctgtctgtgtcctgtccccTGGCCCCGGCCTGCAGCCTCAGCATGCCCCGCTGTGACCTGGAGGCTCACCTCAAACACAG TCgacccccacatccctctctctctgtgtcaaggTGTCCGGGGACGCAGTGTCAGCAGACCAGTTTAGAGGGACCACCATGTGATCCCGGGGAGGAGGGAGCCATGGTGACCAGCCCCTCCAGGTCCCCACGCTTCCTCCAGACGGAGACAGACCTGCAGGAGGAGAGCTCCTCCTCGCCCCCTGGTGTCACCTCCACCGCCGGAAGCAGCGTCCCCATGTGGACCGACGAGCCTGGATTGGACAACCCTGCCTTCGAGGAGAGCAATGAGGAGGACA GTGTGgcagtgttggagtgtgtggtGCCCAGGGTAAAGCGACCCCTCAGTAACCCGTGCATCCACCTCCTCCACACCGCCAGCTCTGCCTCCTCTGAGTGGGACTGCCCAGAGTCACCGCCCCTCTCTGCAGAAGAGG GTAGTGTGAAGCTGCCGTCCCTTCCAGAGGGTGAGATCACCACCATCGAGGTCCACCGCTCCAACCCCTATGTAGAACTGGGCATCAGCATCGTCGGGGGCAACGAGACGCCTCTCATCAACGTGGTGATCCAGGAAGTGTACCGTGACGGGGTCATTGCTCGAGATGGCAGGCTTCTGGCCGGGGACCAGATACTACAG GTCAACAGTGTAGACATCAGCAATGTGGCCCATAACTTTGCTCGCTCCACGTTGGCACACCCCTGTGCCACACTGCAGCTCACTGTCCTAAGGGAGCGCCGCTGTGTCTCTCGCccacccccctccaccaccccctcgGTGCCCCACGCCCCCTGTTCCACCCCAGAGGGTACTCCGTCCAGCCCTGCCAGCCTGAGGATCACCCTGCAGAAGCGGGACTCGTCGGAGCAGCTGGGCATCAAGCTGGTGCGGAGGACTGATGAGGTGGGGGTGTTTGTGTTAGACCTGCTGGACGGTGGCCTGGCTGCCAAGGACGGGAGGCTGTGTAGTAACGACCGCGTGCTGGCGGTCAACGAGCAGGACCTACGCCACGGCACGCCTGAACAGGCTGCTCAGATCATACAG GCCAGCGGCGAAAGAGTCTATCTGCTGATTGGCCGTCCCAGCAAGCCTACCCTTCCCCCTTCATCAAGTTCCGCCGCCAACAGAGATCTGTACTGCCATGACCACTTCCtccccaaccactaccaccatcaccacagcTTCTCCCCCAACCCCAGCACCGTGCCCACCTGTGCCCACCTGGCCCGCTCCAGCACCCACAAA gacctGTCCCAGTGTGTGACCTGTAAGGAAAAACACATCACTGTGAAGAAGGAGCCTCATGAGTCTCTGGGTATGACCGTGGCCGGGGGGCGGGGCAGCAAGAGCGGCGAGCTGCCCATCTTTGTGACCAGCGTCCAACCACATGGCTGCCTGTCACGGGTTGGACGAATCAAACAAG GTGACATCCTCCTCAGTATCAACGACCAGGACCTGACCTACCTGAGCCACAGCGAGGCGGTGGGCACCCTGAAGGCCAGTGCGGCGTCACCCTCCGTCCAGCTGAGGGCGCTGGAGGTCAGCATGGTGGAGGAGCCGGACCAGGACCAGAGCCCCGAGAACCAGCTGCTgcccacacaccaccacacacacgaCTCGGACTACGACTCCTCCTGGTCCCCCTCCTGGGTCCTGTGGCTCGGCCTGCCCAG CTTCCTTCACAGTAGCCATGAGATTGTTCTGCGTAGAAGTCACCCTGGGAGCTGGGGCTTCAGCATCGTTGGGGGATACGAGGAAAACCATAGCAACCAGGCATTCTTCATCAAGACCATTGTCCTTGGAACACCTGCATACTATGATGGCCGCCTCAA GTGTGGGGACATGATAGTGGCGGTTAACGGGCTGTCTACGGCTGGGATGAGCCACTCAGCCCTGGTACCCATGCTGAAGGAGCAGCGTAGCAGAGTGGCTCTCACCGTGGTCTCCTGGCCTGGCAGCCTGGCATAG
- the lnx2a gene encoding ligand of Numb protein X 2a isoform X3 has translation MTWCATSACSPWSSPWTHPADTPSVPGASAASSRSGTSARWTGSASICRCPGTQCQQTSLEGPPCDPGEEGAMVTSPSRSPRFLQTETDLQEESSSSPPGVTSTAGSSVPMWTDEPGLDNPAFEESNEEDSVAVLECVVPRVKRPLSNPCIHLLHTASSASSEWDCPESPPLSAEEGSVKLPSLPEGEITTIEVHRSNPYVELGISIVGGNETPLINVVIQEVYRDGVIARDGRLLAGDQILQVNSVDISNVAHNFARSTLAHPCATLQLTVLRERRCVSRPPPSTTPSVPHAPCSTPEGTPSSPASLRITLQKRDSSEQLGIKLVRRTDEVGVFVLDLLDGGLAAKDGRLCSNDRVLAVNEQDLRHGTPEQAAQIIQASGERVYLLIGRPSKPTLPPSSSSAANRDLYCHDHFLPNHYHHHHSFSPNPSTVPTCAHLARSSTHKDLSQCVTCKEKHITVKKEPHESLGMTVAGGRGSKSGELPIFVTSVQPHGCLSRVGRIKQGDILLSINDQDLTYLSHSEAVGTLKASAASPSVQLRALEVSMVEEPDQDQSPENQLLPTHHHTHDSDYDSSWSPSWVLWLGLPSFLHSSHEIVLRRSHPGSWGFSIVGGYEENHSNQAFFIKTIVLGTPAYYDGRLKCGDMIVAVNGLSTAGMSHSALVPMLKEQRSRVALTVVSWPGSLA, from the exons ATGACCTGGTGTGCCACATCTGCCTGCAGCCCCTGGTCCAGCCCCTGGACACACCCTGCGGACACACCTTCTGTGCCCGGTGCCTCCGCAGCTTCCTCCAGGAGCGGGACTTCTGCCCGCTGGACCGGGAGCGCCTCCATCTGCAG gTGTCCGGGGACGCAGTGTCAGCAGACCAGTTTAGAGGGACCACCATGTGATCCCGGGGAGGAGGGAGCCATGGTGACCAGCCCCTCCAGGTCCCCACGCTTCCTCCAGACGGAGACAGACCTGCAGGAGGAGAGCTCCTCCTCGCCCCCTGGTGTCACCTCCACCGCCGGAAGCAGCGTCCCCATGTGGACCGACGAGCCTGGATTGGACAACCCTGCCTTCGAGGAGAGCAATGAGGAGGACA GTGTGgcagtgttggagtgtgtggtGCCCAGGGTAAAGCGACCCCTCAGTAACCCGTGCATCCACCTCCTCCACACCGCCAGCTCTGCCTCCTCTGAGTGGGACTGCCCAGAGTCACCGCCCCTCTCTGCAGAAGAGG GTAGTGTGAAGCTGCCGTCCCTTCCAGAGGGTGAGATCACCACCATCGAGGTCCACCGCTCCAACCCCTATGTAGAACTGGGCATCAGCATCGTCGGGGGCAACGAGACGCCTCTCATCAACGTGGTGATCCAGGAAGTGTACCGTGACGGGGTCATTGCTCGAGATGGCAGGCTTCTGGCCGGGGACCAGATACTACAG GTCAACAGTGTAGACATCAGCAATGTGGCCCATAACTTTGCTCGCTCCACGTTGGCACACCCCTGTGCCACACTGCAGCTCACTGTCCTAAGGGAGCGCCGCTGTGTCTCTCGCccacccccctccaccaccccctcgGTGCCCCACGCCCCCTGTTCCACCCCAGAGGGTACTCCGTCCAGCCCTGCCAGCCTGAGGATCACCCTGCAGAAGCGGGACTCGTCGGAGCAGCTGGGCATCAAGCTGGTGCGGAGGACTGATGAGGTGGGGGTGTTTGTGTTAGACCTGCTGGACGGTGGCCTGGCTGCCAAGGACGGGAGGCTGTGTAGTAACGACCGCGTGCTGGCGGTCAACGAGCAGGACCTACGCCACGGCACGCCTGAACAGGCTGCTCAGATCATACAG GCCAGCGGCGAAAGAGTCTATCTGCTGATTGGCCGTCCCAGCAAGCCTACCCTTCCCCCTTCATCAAGTTCCGCCGCCAACAGAGATCTGTACTGCCATGACCACTTCCtccccaaccactaccaccatcaccacagcTTCTCCCCCAACCCCAGCACCGTGCCCACCTGTGCCCACCTGGCCCGCTCCAGCACCCACAAA gacctGTCCCAGTGTGTGACCTGTAAGGAAAAACACATCACTGTGAAGAAGGAGCCTCATGAGTCTCTGGGTATGACCGTGGCCGGGGGGCGGGGCAGCAAGAGCGGCGAGCTGCCCATCTTTGTGACCAGCGTCCAACCACATGGCTGCCTGTCACGGGTTGGACGAATCAAACAAG GTGACATCCTCCTCAGTATCAACGACCAGGACCTGACCTACCTGAGCCACAGCGAGGCGGTGGGCACCCTGAAGGCCAGTGCGGCGTCACCCTCCGTCCAGCTGAGGGCGCTGGAGGTCAGCATGGTGGAGGAGCCGGACCAGGACCAGAGCCCCGAGAACCAGCTGCTgcccacacaccaccacacacacgaCTCGGACTACGACTCCTCCTGGTCCCCCTCCTGGGTCCTGTGGCTCGGCCTGCCCAG CTTCCTTCACAGTAGCCATGAGATTGTTCTGCGTAGAAGTCACCCTGGGAGCTGGGGCTTCAGCATCGTTGGGGGATACGAGGAAAACCATAGCAACCAGGCATTCTTCATCAAGACCATTGTCCTTGGAACACCTGCATACTATGATGGCCGCCTCAA GTGTGGGGACATGATAGTGGCGGTTAACGGGCTGTCTACGGCTGGGATGAGCCACTCAGCCCTGGTACCCATGCTGAAGGAGCAGCGTAGCAGAGTGGCTCTCACCGTGGTCTCCTGGCCTGGCAGCCTGGCATAG
- the LOC139583454 gene encoding putative nuclease HARBI1 yields the protein MKAQNCVFLSALTMACPFVRDVVDEEALVLRRAFRRERVFRDRLDPLAFPDDHLYERYRFSADGIRYLCRLLGPRIKHRTARSHALSVEQMVCVALRFFASGAFLYSVGDAEQLNKATICRTIRSVCLAIKALADVFISFPGHRRLCDIKEEFYRTAGFPNVIGAVDCTHIRIKAPSGAHEADFVNRKSFHSINVQMVCNADCVISNVVAKWPGSVHDSRIFRASESYQCLSQGEFSGVLLGDRGYGCQPFLLTPFTDPQEAQQAYNHAHARTRARVEMTFGLLKARFHCLHKLRVSPVRACDITVACAVLHNVACLRKERAPRVPPAMDWDNPAIFPDDDSGRLLRDQYVLNYFS from the exons atgaaggcccaaaattgtgtgttcctttctgctctgacaatggcatgcccattcgtgcgagatgtggtggatgaagaagcacttgtgctgaggagagccttcaggcgagaaagggtcttcagggaccggttggacccactggccttccctgatgaccatctatatgaaagatacaggttttctgcagatggcatcaggtatctatgcagactactgggtcccaggattaagcaccgcactgcacggagccatgcactgagtgtggagcaaatggtttgtgtggccttgcgcttttttgctagtggagccttcctgtactcagtgggggatgcagaacagctgaacaaggccacaatttgccgcacaataaggagtgtgtgtctggctatcaaagcattagcagatgtcttcatctccttccctggccacagaagactctgtgacatcaaagaggagttctataggactgcag gtttccccaatgtcattggtgcagtggactgcacacacataaggataaaagccccctcaggtgcccatgaggccgattttgtgaataggaaatcctttcacagcattaatgttcag atggtctgcaatgctgactgtgtgatcagcaatgttgtggcaaaatggcctggctcagtccatgactccagaatctttcgggcctctgaaagctatcagtgcctatcacaag gtgaattctctggtgtgttgctgggagacagggggtatggctgccagccttttctcctgacacctttcacagacccccaggaagcacagcaggcctacaaccatgcccatgccaggaccagggccagagttgaaatgacctttggcctcctgaaggcacgctttcactgccttcacaaattaagggtcagccctgttagggcatgtgatattactgtggcttgtgctgtcctccacaatgtggcctgcctgaggaaggagagggcccccagagtgccaccagccatggactgggacaatccggcaatcttccctgatgacgacagtggtcggctgctgagggaccaatatgtgttgaattattttagttag